The following proteins are co-located in the Spea bombifrons isolate aSpeBom1 chromosome 3, aSpeBom1.2.pri, whole genome shotgun sequence genome:
- the LOC128484676 gene encoding ankyrin repeat domain-containing protein 9-like, which produces MFHQAVENKEDAERLEELRALPYYYWEEDEEDWYISPSKALSHAIIHDHTLYARYLLSRFKEEALDVSWLKGYMNPPRSYHLALAVSLDRKDILISIIKVVQSITNADTYVEKLNHSHCRKTPLHLACELGGPDQVLILLASGASPQVKDGMGQTALDVILGQIWTSEDNMESKSQCLEYLLWFSHRLDFGMKPCLQHDPESWAPILGKDIYYYLVGNSAATLSTLAMRRILKTLHPRDYPHNVLKLPLPRCLKPLPRTSRFNELLALQS; this is translated from the coding sequence ATGTTTCACCAAGCGGTGGAAAACAAAGAAGACGCTGAAAGGCTGGAGGAATTGAGAGCTCTGCCGTATTACTACTGGGAAGAGGATGAGGAGGACTGGTACATCTCCCCGTCGAAGGCTCTCAGTCACGCCATAATCCACGACCACACGCTGTACGCCCGGTACCTGCTGTCACGCTTTAAAGAGGAGGCGTTGGATGTGTCATGGCTGAAAGGTTACATGAACCCTCCTAGGTCTTATCACCTGGCTCTGGCTGTTTCTCTTGACAGGAAGGACATTTTAATCTCAATAATTAAGGTCGTCCAGAGCATAACCAATGCTGATACCTATGTGGAGAAACTCAACCATTCGCACTGCAGGAAGACCCCTCTGCACCTGGCGTGTGAGCTGGGAGGACCCGACCAGGTGCTCATCCTTTTAGCCTCGGGGGCATCTCCACAGGTCAAAGACGGCATGGGCCAGACAGCGCTGGATGTAATTCTGGGGCAGATATGGACATCGGAGGACAACATGGAATCCAAAAGCCAGTGTTTAGAGTATCTGCTGTGGTTTTCTCACCGCTTGGACTTTGGAATGAAGCCCTGTCTGCAGCATGATCCAGAATCATGGGCGCCCATACTAGGGAAAGACATCTATTACTATCTGGTGGGCAATTCCGCAGCCACCCTATCTACCTTAGCTATGAGAAGGATCCTGAAGACCCTTCATCCACGTGACTATCCACACAACGTTCTAAAACTACCTCTGCCTCGTTGTCTCAAACCCTTGCCACGGACATCGCGTTTTAACGAGCTCCTTGCCCTGCAAAGCTGA